A stretch of Desulfurivibrio alkaliphilus AHT 2 DNA encodes these proteins:
- a CDS encoding trimethylamine methyltransferase family protein, translating into MTEPDTFRQGTVVKPYERLNAEQIELLDDASMKILEETGIWCYNMRAAELFAANGARVEDEPGAGAPCKRVYFPPAMVRKYIAMAPSKIVLGARDPQNRLLLDAEVPRVYFGSGSETNVWLETELEEFQSTSDPKRKLTAPRYTEKRGDALLLARAARLGEQLEHLDFFIRPVNVQDSDISEDDHDVNKFFACLNNITKHVQAGLTTQNSLNKVLKMAEIVAGGSEELRQNPVVSFITCVFKSPLQMVEDTTDKVFDIVEAGMPLVISSSPQGGSSAPIQEAGMVAQINAEILAGVMLTQLIKPGAPVLYGSVAVRARLDDLHDLYGCPEFNQYNNDTAQMARHYKIPCYSSSGVGNASTPGMQASFEKVFTHLYMGLTGAQYIHYSFGLLERTNTFCPLQALLDNEQVGLVKHCLRPPKVDAESIEEVRKMITKVMKSSHRLFTRHTRKATHAGEISEPYKFGAKEQQDGVIPRAVAELAKVEARPGKHLPAELQAKIRAEVPGIVDRLFTDK; encoded by the coding sequence ATGACTGAACCTGATACATTTCGCCAAGGGACCGTGGTTAAGCCCTATGAGCGGCTGAACGCCGAGCAGATCGAGCTGCTGGATGACGCTTCCATGAAAATCCTGGAAGAGACCGGGATCTGGTGCTACAACATGCGGGCGGCCGAACTCTTTGCCGCCAACGGCGCCCGGGTGGAGGACGAACCCGGCGCCGGCGCACCCTGCAAACGGGTTTACTTCCCGCCGGCGATGGTGCGCAAATATATCGCCATGGCCCCCAGCAAGATCGTGCTGGGCGCCCGCGACCCCCAAAACCGGCTGCTGCTGGACGCCGAGGTGCCGCGGGTCTATTTCGGCTCCGGCTCCGAGACCAATGTCTGGCTGGAGACCGAACTGGAGGAGTTTCAATCCACCAGCGATCCTAAGCGCAAGCTCACCGCCCCGCGCTACACCGAAAAGCGCGGCGACGCCCTGCTGCTGGCCCGAGCCGCCCGGCTGGGTGAGCAACTGGAACACCTGGATTTCTTTATCCGGCCGGTCAACGTCCAGGACAGCGACATCAGCGAAGATGACCACGACGTCAACAAGTTCTTTGCCTGCCTCAACAACATCACCAAGCACGTCCAGGCCGGGCTGACCACCCAAAACAGCCTGAACAAGGTGCTCAAGATGGCCGAGATCGTCGCCGGCGGCAGCGAGGAGCTGCGGCAGAACCCGGTGGTCTCCTTTATCACCTGCGTCTTCAAAAGCCCGCTGCAGATGGTGGAAGACACCACCGACAAGGTCTTCGACATCGTCGAGGCCGGGATGCCGCTGGTAATTTCCTCCTCGCCCCAGGGCGGCTCTTCGGCTCCCATCCAGGAGGCCGGCATGGTGGCCCAGATCAACGCCGAGATCCTGGCCGGGGTGATGCTGACCCAGTTGATCAAGCCCGGCGCGCCGGTCCTTTACGGCAGCGTGGCGGTACGGGCCCGGCTGGACGACCTGCACGACCTCTACGGCTGCCCGGAGTTCAACCAGTACAACAACGACACCGCCCAGATGGCCCGGCATTACAAGATCCCCTGCTATTCCTCCTCCGGGGTGGGCAACGCCTCGACCCCCGGCATGCAGGCCTCCTTTGAAAAGGTCTTCACCCACCTTTACATGGGGCTCACCGGCGCCCAGTACATCCATTACTCCTTCGGGCTGCTGGAGCGGACCAACACCTTCTGCCCCCTGCAGGCGCTGCTGGACAACGAGCAGGTGGGGCTGGTCAAGCACTGCCTGCGGCCGCCCAAGGTGGATGCGGAAAGCATTGAAGAAGTACGCAAGATGATCACCAAGGTGATGAAGTCCAGCCACCGGCTGTTTACCCGCCACACCCGCAAGGCCACCCACGCCGGCGAGATTTCCGAGCCCTACAAATTCGGGGCCAAGGAGCAGCAGGACGGGGTGATCCCCCGCGCGGTGGCGGAACTGGCCAAAGTCGAAGCCCGGCCGGGCAAACATCTGCCCGCCGAGCTCCAGGCCAAAATCCGCGCCGAGGTGCCGGGCATTGTGGACCGATTGTTTACTGATAAATAA
- a CDS encoding dihydropteroate synthase: MITIAEKINATIPSTRKIIEARDAAALLELAEKQAAAGADYIDVNVGTGHGSGADEVEAMAWAVSTIQEKIDTPLCIDSADAAVLEAGLTARQGKPALINSTKATEENMAQVVPLAARFKLPMVGLAMDDKGIPASAEARLTACQNIAAYCAKHGVPEEDLYFDPLVVPVSTDITQGRVTLDTIAAIKKELPKAKTVMAVSNISFGLPQRKRLNSAFLQMAVAYGLDGGILNVLDQELMGAIRAAEVLVGKDKRCRKYARFFR; encoded by the coding sequence ATGATTACCATAGCCGAAAAGATCAACGCCACCATCCCCTCCACCCGCAAGATCATCGAGGCGCGGGACGCGGCGGCACTGCTGGAGCTGGCCGAAAAACAGGCCGCCGCCGGGGCCGACTATATCGATGTCAATGTGGGCACCGGGCACGGCAGCGGCGCCGACGAGGTGGAGGCCATGGCCTGGGCGGTGAGTACCATCCAGGAGAAGATCGACACCCCGCTGTGCATCGACAGCGCCGACGCCGCCGTGCTGGAAGCCGGGCTGACCGCCCGCCAGGGCAAGCCGGCCCTGATCAACTCCACCAAGGCCACCGAGGAAAACATGGCCCAAGTGGTGCCGCTGGCGGCCCGTTTCAAGCTGCCCATGGTGGGCCTGGCCATGGATGACAAGGGTATTCCCGCGTCGGCCGAGGCCCGGCTGACCGCCTGCCAGAATATCGCCGCCTACTGCGCCAAGCACGGGGTGCCGGAAGAAGACCTCTATTTCGACCCCTTGGTGGTGCCGGTGAGCACCGACATCACCCAGGGCCGGGTCACCCTGGACACCATCGCCGCGATCAAAAAGGAATTGCCCAAGGCTAAGACGGTGATGGCGGTCTCCAACATCTCTTTCGGCCTGCCCCAGCGCAAACGGCTCAACAGCGCCTTTTTGCAGATGGCGGTGGCCTACGGCCTGGACGGCGGCATTCTCAACGTCCTGGACCAGGAACTGATGGGCGCCATCCGCGCCGCCGAAGTGCTGGTGGGCAAAGACAAGCGATGCCGCAAATATGCTCGATTTTTCAGGTAA
- a CDS encoding trimethylamine methyltransferase family protein translates to MKVRKGIEGGRYQPLTPEDIQRIHQAAMQVFEEIGVQVNFPAALELFAEAGAQVDRETNIVKMPGSLVEKIIGQAPPVINLCGRDPEGEHDCEIGGTKVYMGTGGTALNVQEPGSDDIRRSQTKDIMNMARMVDALDNIHFYMLNVYPGDVTVEDVDVNRFGAALNRTQKHIMGGVYTVEGVRNVIKMAEMIAGSPEALRERPFISMVTCPISPFKLDESYGELTMEAARNRIPVVVPTEPLCGATAPVTLAANLVVQTVDSLAGVMLAQLTNPGAPCLFGCISSITDLRDLKYLAGAVEMGLMNAGAAQMAQFYKLPFYATAGMTDSKVVDAQAGYESAMTSVLVALAGANFIHDAAGFIEFCLTASYDKLVVDNEILGMTMRAVEGIRVDDETIAMAELKKAGPGGQFVTARHTRRLMRHEHYSPQLSDRDNRGPWQQAGAHDARARATARSREILDAPLTSVLPEDIRQRIKAEIPGLQPFLMED, encoded by the coding sequence ATGAAAGTAAGAAAAGGCATCGAAGGCGGCCGCTATCAGCCGCTGACTCCGGAAGACATCCAGCGCATTCACCAGGCCGCCATGCAGGTTTTCGAAGAAATCGGGGTGCAGGTCAACTTTCCCGCCGCCCTCGAACTCTTCGCCGAAGCCGGCGCCCAGGTGGATCGGGAAACCAATATCGTCAAGATGCCCGGCAGCCTGGTGGAAAAGATCATCGGCCAGGCCCCGCCGGTGATCAACCTCTGCGGCCGCGACCCGGAAGGCGAGCACGACTGCGAGATCGGCGGCACCAAGGTTTACATGGGCACCGGCGGCACCGCCCTCAATGTCCAGGAGCCGGGCAGCGACGATATCCGCCGCTCCCAGACCAAAGACATCATGAACATGGCCCGCATGGTGGATGCCCTGGACAATATCCACTTCTACATGCTCAACGTCTACCCCGGCGACGTGACCGTGGAAGACGTGGACGTCAACCGTTTCGGCGCCGCCCTGAACCGCACCCAAAAGCACATCATGGGCGGAGTTTACACCGTAGAGGGGGTACGCAACGTCATCAAGATGGCGGAGATGATCGCCGGAAGCCCCGAGGCCCTGCGGGAGCGCCCCTTCATCTCCATGGTCACCTGCCCCATCAGCCCCTTCAAGCTGGATGAATCCTACGGCGAGTTGACCATGGAAGCGGCCCGCAACCGGATCCCGGTGGTGGTGCCCACCGAGCCGTTGTGCGGCGCCACCGCCCCGGTGACCCTGGCCGCCAACCTGGTGGTCCAGACGGTGGACTCCCTGGCCGGGGTGATGCTGGCCCAGCTCACCAACCCCGGCGCCCCCTGCCTCTTCGGCTGCATCTCTTCCATCACCGACCTCCGGGACCTCAAGTACCTGGCCGGGGCGGTGGAGATGGGCCTGATGAACGCCGGCGCAGCCCAGATGGCCCAGTTCTACAAGCTGCCCTTCTACGCCACCGCCGGGATGACCGATTCCAAGGTGGTGGACGCCCAGGCCGGCTACGAATCCGCCATGACCAGCGTGCTGGTGGCCCTGGCCGGGGCCAACTTCATCCATGACGCCGCCGGCTTCATCGAGTTCTGCCTCACCGCCTCCTACGACAAGCTGGTGGTGGACAACGAGATCCTGGGCATGACCATGCGGGCGGTGGAAGGCATCCGGGTGGATGATGAAACCATCGCCATGGCCGAGCTGAAAAAGGCCGGCCCCGGCGGCCAGTTCGTCACCGCCCGCCATACCCGCCGCTTAATGCGCCACGAGCATTACAGCCCGCAATTAAGCGACCGGGACAACCGGGGACCGTGGCAACAGGCCGGCGCCCACGACGCCCGCGCCCGAGCCACCGCCCGCAGCCGGGAGATCCTCGACGCGCCGCTGACCTCGGTACTGCCCGAGGATATCCGCCAACGGATCAAGGCGGAAATTCCCGGCCTGCAGCCCTTTTTGATGGAAGACTAA
- a CDS encoding vitamin B12 dependent-methionine synthase activation domain-containing protein, with the protein MITPGIEHSKTYSPASRGGKSGQAAQRAAGRLWRHRPGFDRDFVERLLGRRRRRDLSARTARRLAALEPELPELLEPQVVHTTLAPALTAQGTISLSNGGATMELTNPKMVDALQKASQISCFIATVGSDLDRRVEELQSEGQLADAAVLDALGSGAVEWLADRFLSHIEQQADLLAGPRFSPGYCDWPLSDQPGLFALLDHRLIGVELDSSCLMQPRKSISALFGLYQSSDAPADRDLIPCRRCKKRDCIARR; encoded by the coding sequence ATGATTACCCCGGGCATTGAGCACAGCAAAACTTATTCCCCCGCCAGCCGCGGCGGCAAAAGCGGCCAAGCCGCTCAACGTGCAGCCGGCCGGCTCTGGCGACATCGCCCGGGTTTTGACCGCGACTTTGTCGAGCGCCTGCTGGGCCGCCGGCGGCGGCGCGATTTAAGCGCCCGCACCGCCCGGCGGCTGGCCGCCCTGGAGCCGGAGTTACCTGAACTGTTGGAGCCGCAGGTGGTCCACACCACCCTGGCTCCCGCCCTAACCGCCCAAGGCACCATCAGCCTGAGTAATGGCGGCGCGACCATGGAACTGACCAACCCCAAGATGGTTGACGCGTTGCAAAAGGCCTCCCAAATAAGCTGCTTTATCGCCACCGTGGGCTCGGACCTGGACCGGCGGGTGGAAGAGTTGCAGTCCGAGGGGCAGTTGGCCGACGCCGCCGTGCTGGACGCCCTGGGCTCCGGCGCCGTGGAATGGCTGGCCGACCGTTTTTTAAGCCATATCGAACAGCAAGCGGACCTGCTGGCCGGCCCCCGCTTCAGCCCCGGCTATTGCGATTGGCCCCTGAGCGACCAGCCCGGGTTGTTTGCCCTGCTGGACCATCGGCTGATCGGGGTGGAACTCGACTCCTCCTGCCTGATGCAGCCGCGCAAATCGATCTCCGCCCTGTTCGGGCTGTACCAAAGCAGCGACGCCCCGGCCGACCGCGACCTGATTCCCTGCCGGCGCTGCAAAAAACGAGACTGTATCGCCCGACGCTAA
- a CDS encoding MarR family winged helix-turn-helix transcriptional regulator codes for MAMTQSFAIAAEAGGDMGGPAATETDDNFQREARVRKVLSDLRVVFRAIQSYSKMVERQCQVSATMLWVLREIAAAGELKISEVARILSIHQSTASNLLDKLERRGLVRRQRGGRQEDQRVVLVTLTSTGLDLLDQAGTLHHGPLTEALDRLAAEDLVLLNQSLDKLVQAIPAGKLDPGLVPPITE; via the coding sequence ATGGCGATGACGCAAAGTTTTGCCATAGCCGCCGAAGCCGGCGGCGACATGGGCGGCCCGGCCGCCACCGAAACCGACGATAACTTTCAGCGCGAGGCCCGCGTACGCAAGGTGCTCAGCGACCTGCGAGTGGTTTTCCGGGCCATTCAATCCTATTCCAAAATGGTGGAGCGGCAGTGCCAGGTAAGCGCCACCATGCTCTGGGTGCTGCGCGAAATAGCCGCCGCCGGCGAGCTTAAAATCTCCGAGGTGGCCCGCATTCTTTCCATTCACCAGTCCACTGCCAGCAACCTGCTGGACAAGCTGGAGCGCCGGGGGCTGGTCCGCCGCCAGCGCGGCGGTCGCCAGGAGGACCAGCGGGTGGTGCTGGTAACCTTGACCTCCACCGGCCTGGACCTGCTGGATCAGGCCGGCACCCTGCACCACGGCCCGCTGACCGAGGCCCTGGATCGCCTGGCCGCCGAAGACCTGGTGCTGTTGAACCAGAGCCTGGACAAACTGGTACAGGCCATCCCCGCCGGCAAGCTCGATCCCGGCTTGGTTCCGCCCATCACCGAGTGA
- a CDS encoding ketopantoate reductase family protein: MNAYLNLAVVGPGALGCLLAARLHLAGACRVRLVDHDAGRAATLNRQGIILEGPAAPSASPLPIPVTADYADTAGCSAVIFCVKSLTLPQALADAVPFADPATPFITFTNGISHLEQLCRLRGRCLPVPGICTAGATLLAPGRVRPGGPGTLTMGHVDSASSHWAHNLADPLHQISQTFRQAGFDTRISTNIQRELWHKLLVNVGINALTVVHDCPNGRLLEIPAARQQMALAVNEAAAVAEASGIALGMDPLAMVEEVCRRTATNISSMLQDIRQHRATEIMAINGEIVRRAHQLGMTAPANEELTKAIKQRHPKQ; this comes from the coding sequence GTGAATGCTTACCTGAATCTGGCGGTGGTCGGGCCCGGCGCCTTGGGCTGCCTGCTGGCGGCCCGGCTGCATTTGGCCGGCGCCTGCCGAGTGCGCTTGGTCGACCATGACGCCGGGCGGGCTGCCACCCTGAACCGCCAGGGAATCATCCTTGAGGGCCCGGCAGCACCTTCGGCATCCCCCCTGCCCATTCCTGTTACCGCCGATTACGCCGACACAGCCGGGTGTTCGGCGGTGATTTTCTGCGTCAAATCCCTCACCCTGCCCCAGGCTCTGGCCGACGCCGTCCCTTTTGCCGACCCGGCCACACCCTTTATCACCTTTACCAACGGTATCAGCCACCTGGAACAGCTGTGCCGGCTGCGTGGCCGCTGCCTGCCCGTGCCGGGCATCTGCACCGCCGGCGCCACCCTGCTGGCCCCTGGCCGGGTCCGGCCCGGCGGCCCGGGCACGCTTACCATGGGGCATGTCGATTCTGCGTCAAGCCATTGGGCCCATAACCTGGCCGACCCCTTGCACCAGATCAGTCAAACCTTTCGCCAGGCAGGATTCGACACCCGCATAAGCACCAACATCCAGCGCGAACTCTGGCACAAGTTGCTGGTCAACGTCGGCATCAACGCCTTGACCGTAGTCCACGACTGCCCCAACGGCCGCCTGTTGGAAATTCCCGCCGCCCGCCAACAAATGGCCCTGGCGGTAAACGAAGCCGCCGCCGTGGCCGAGGCCAGCGGCATTGCTCTGGGCATGGACCCGCTGGCCATGGTGGAAGAAGTCTGCCGCCGGACCGCCACCAACATCTCTTCCATGCTCCAGGATATCCGCCAGCACCGAGCCACCGAAATCATGGCCATCAACGGCGAAATCGTCCGCCGGGCCCACCAGCTGGGCATGACCGCGCCAGCCAACGAAGAACTAACCAAGGCGATAAAACAGCGCCATCCCAAGCAGTAA